In Gimesia panareensis, the genomic window ACGTCCAGCTCCCGAGTTCACCGGGCAGGCGGGAGGCAGTATCGTCTGCTGTGTCTTGATCACGGGCGCTCCATTTCTGCAGGGCTACGATTGTCAGGATCAGGCTCAGCAGGCTGGCCAGCAGATAAAAGGAGAGTGCCCCCTCGGTATAGGCAATGATCGACATCCGGTAGGTCCAGGGATTGGTCAGGAACACCGTGGCCGCAATCCAACCGGCGGCCGAGCCGAACCAGTGCCGTGTCGTGGTGAAAATTCCCAGCGCAGAAAACAGCGCGAAACTCATTAGCACCAGCTTGCCCGCCTGGGCTCCCGAGAACCAGTCCCCTTTGAGCGTCATTGACAGCAGCGTGAGCATCTCGGTCAGGAACGGAAAGCTGGTATACACGTTATGAGGCAGAAAGCTGATATAACCCTGCTGGTAATATTCTTTGGGCCCCCCGAAATGATATTCGAGTACATCGTAATCAGTCGAAGGGAGCATGGATCCCAGAAACATGCTCAGCACAAACGGGCTCATCAGCAGGCAGCAACCGACGCGGAACAGCGTATCAAACGTAATCGATTCCGGCAGGGAGAGTTTCAATGCCACCAGCGAGCCATTTTTCTGTTTCGTTTCCTGGAGCGCAGAGACAATGCCGGCGATCGTTGTGGTAATCAGCACGGCATAACAGAGCCCCTGAGAGAGAATACCCAGCAGACCGCCTCCCAGGGTCAAGAGAGAGACGAACGAGAGCCCCAGACCAGAGGCGAAGACGGTGCGTTCCGCAGAGAAGGGGGGTGATGGGATGCGGATCAGCCGGGTCACGAGCTGTCCCAGTCCCCAGGCCCCCAGCAGCACGACTGCCGCGACGCCCATCAACGGAATCCGCTGCGGAAAGTAGGCCCAGCCTGCCGGATGTGGATTTTCTTCGGGCAGGGGATCGACCAGATCCAGTAGCAGAAATGGAATTTCAGGGACGATGTCCCAACGGCCTATTTCCTGATTGTTCGTTAACGGGACGGAAAGGTAGGCGATGAAAAACAGCAGCAGCCAGACCAGCGCCCCGTTCAGAAACAGGGGGGAATCGTTTTCGAGGGATTCCAGGGGACTGTCGGCAGGTGTCTTATTCATTTGCAGAGATCGGAGCTTCAAAAATAGTGATGAGTCTGTTGAATGCGAAATTAAGTCCGGCGTTTCCAGTCGAAGCCGATATCCAGTGAAATGACAGAATGGGTCAGCGCGCCTACGCTGATCCGTTCCACGCCGGTCTCCGCGACTGCACGGACCGTATTCAGGTTGATACCCCCGGATGCTTCCAGCAGCGTCGCGGGCGATTGTGCGTCGCGCATCTGAATGGCCTCGCGCATGGTATCGGGCGACATGTTATCCAGCAGGACAATCTCTGGTGCCCCCTCAAGTGCATCTGCCAGCTGTTCGAGCGTGTCGACTTCCACTTCCACACCTTTTTCTCCCTTCACCGATTCCCGCGCCTGTTTGACGGCAGCCGCAATCGTGGGATGCGAGTTACGGGTCGCCCAGGCGGCCAGGTGATTGTCCTTGATCAGAATCCCGTCATAGAGACCCATACGATGATTTGTCCCTCCGCCGGCGGCGACAGCGTATTTCTCCAGCACCCGCCAGCCGGGCAGGGTTTTTCGCGTGTCGAGGATGCAGGCGTTCGTCCCTTTGACAGCCTCCACGTACTGCGCTGTCTGCGAGGCAACGCCACACAGGTGCGTTAGAAAGTTTAAGACGGTGCGTTCCCCTGTCAGCAGGGAAGCGAGCGGACCGGAGCAGGTCGAAATGACGGAGCCTGGTTCCAGTGCGTCACCGTCAGCCAGGTGATGCTCACAAACAACCTGAGGATCCAGTTCCTCAAAAATCAACGTGGTAATAGGCGAGCCGGCCAGAATACCTGTCTGGCGGGCGACAATCTGGATTTCCGCCTGGTCTGAATCTTCAATCAGGGCCTGGCAGGTCAGGTCGCCGGTCTGCTGGAGATCTTCTGCCAGGCTGAGTTTGATCAGGGTCCGGGCGGCGTCTTGATGGAGTTGCGAAAAAGGAACTGTCACGTGAGCATCTCTGGATTCAGGGGCTGAAGGAATAGCCGTTTCAGGGGCATTCCGATTATGATTCCAGCATCTGACTAACATCAGACGTAGAATTAAACGATAATAGCTATAAGTACTTATCGTATCATAGCAGTCTGCAGTTTGACATGTAATCGGGAGAAGAACATGATTATCGGAGTGCCTCGTGAAATCAAGCAGGATGAGTACCGCGTTGCCCTGATTCCGGTTGGAGCCGAAGAATTGACCGCCGCCGGGCATACCGTTCTGGTAGAGCGGGGTGCCGGCATAGGGAGCGGCATTCCTGACGAGCTCTACGAGGAAAACGGGGCCGAAATCGTCGACTCTGCCGAAGAAATCTTCTCCCGCGCGGACATGGTAATCAAAGTCAAAGAGCCCCAACCCTCCGAATGGCCGCTGCTCAGGCCCGGGCAGATCCTGTTTACCTACTTCCACTTCGCCGCCGATGAGAAGCTGACCCGTGGTTTTCTGGAGACCGGGGCGACTGCAGTCGCTTACGAGACTCTGGAAGGGAAGAACGGGCAGCTGCCCCTGTTGACTCCCATGAGTGAAGTCGCCGGCCGCATGAGCATTCAGGAGGGTGCCAAGTATCTGGAACGTCCGCAACTGGGGCGGGGCATTTTGCTCGGTGGTGTTCCCGGTGTGCCTCCCGCGCATATCGTCATTCTGGGAGGAGGCGTAGTCGGTAAGAACGCGGCCCAGATCGCAGCCGGGTTTCAGGCAGACGTCGTGATCCTGGACATCAACGTCGATCGTCTGCGATACCTGGAAGACATCATGCCTGCCAACGTGAATACGCTCTACAGTGATCGGCACAATATCCGCGAACAACTGGAACTGGCGGATCTGGTGATCGGTGCGGTCCTGATCCCCGGAGCGCGTGCGCCGATGCTCGTCCCCGAGTCTTCCTTGAAGATGATGAAGCCGGGGGCGGTGCTGATCGATGTCGCCGTCGACCAGGGAGGTTGTGTGGAAACATCCCATCCGACGACGCACTCCGATCCCACGTTTGTGATTGACGGCGTGGTCCATTATTGTGTGGCCAATATGCCGGGCGCGGTGGGACGTACCAGCACCTATGCGCTGTGTAACGTCACCATGCCTTATGCACTCAAGCTGGCGAACCAGGGGCTGGCTGCCGCCTGTGCCCAGGACCATGGCTTGTTGTCTGCGGTGAACGTACACAAAGGGCAGGTGACCAACCAGGCAGTCGCCGCCACGTTTGGTCTGGACTATCAGGAATTCTCGCCCTGAGAGAACAGAGTTACCCGGCTGACGTTCTCTGTTCCTTGTACCTAATGTCGGCGGAGAAATCTCCCTGCGTTCATCCGAAACAGTTGTCGAACCACTGACTCTGCGCTCCGCCTGTCGATATCCCCACTGAACTTCCCGCACGCTCACGTGAACAGACTGGCCTTGATTCATACATGCCGAATCGTAAATTGTTGCAAATGTGCTTCGCGCGCGAGGCGGACGATGCGTGTACTGGAACAGCGAGAATAAGTACCACAGAAACACCTGAATCGCCGTCGATTTTTCCAACTTTTCACCGGAACAGAATGAACCGGTTTGCGATGTCTCGTAAGATTTCAAATCATTTCGGAGTACTTTCAGAGCAAATCGGAGCAAACTCACAAGAAACTCAGAGTAACTCACAGCAAACTCAAAGCACAAATTTCGCTTGACGCCCACGCGCCCTTCTGCAAAATCTCTATCACCAATTAACACAAAGGTGTCCCACTGTCGGCTTGCCCGACAGTGATGAAAACCGTAAGTAAAGGGAATTCGGGCCGAGCACCGCGAGCAGGAAACTGACAGAGTAAGCGACCAGTCCAGCAACACAATTCGACTCCAGAAAAGCAGGGGAGGACCCAAGTATCCTCCCGCCTGGCGACACTCCATTTGATCCTGTCTTCGGTGGTATCCCATGTGACATTTCCATCTGAGCGGCAAGGCTAGCCGCCGGTTTTCGAAGTTAACGTTGCCTGCCAGAACCGGCGGCCAGGTAGCGTTTCTTAATTCGGATGTGATATACCAAAGTCGTTTCAACCGGGGCTAACGCCCTGCGGCTAATTTTGCTTTTGTGCTGTTGAAGTCCTGAAAACAAGAGTCACAGCATACCCTCGGCAATGGTGAATACTGACATAGCCAACGCTGTCGACTTCATAATCACGCTGAAAACTATTAAATAAACGCTACCTGGCGCCATTCCGCTCAAAGAATCGACAATCGTTCCTGCTTGAATCCGAAAAACCAACCACGCATTTTACGGAAAAGACACGGTCCCCCGTAGATGAAAATCGGGAACCAGTCTGTTGACTGGCATGCTATGCTTCAACGCACTGCACAAATTCGGCTAACACCTGATTGAATTCGTCCGGGCGTTCCAGATTCATAAAATGTCCGCAACCGGTCATGACGTGTAGTTGCGCATGCGGTGCCAGGCTTGTCAGAGCGATTGCCTTCTGCTCTGTCACCACCGGGTCGTTGCCGCCGCACATGGTTAACAGCGGTTTCTGCCAGCCAGCAACGACTTCCGTGTGATCAGCGCGTCCATGAAAGACCTGCACGGCGTTGATCAGATCATCGGTATTTTGTGCCAATGCGATGGATTCGATTCTGTCAATGACATTCTGCTCAGCCGCGGGACCAAACCAGCTGGTGATTTCAGGCCACATTCCCCTGATGCCGTTAGCACGCAGCGCGTCAATGTACTTATCTCGCGCAGCGGGTTCCCGGCGATGGCCCGCTTTTGCACCGACCAGTACCAGGGCTGCAATGCGATCTGGTGCCTGGCGTGCCATTTCCAGGGCGCAGGAACCGCCCATTGATGAGCCGATCGCAATCATGGGTTGTGCCCCAATGGAATTCAAAACGCCGCTGGCCCAGCTTTCGAGGGTGTCTCCCAGGCGGTACAGAGTTGGAGTCTCGCAGCGGCCAGGGGCAATCGCGCGTTGGTCGTCCCACATCGATTGATCGAGCGGAAATGCATGAAGAAACACGAGGCGCATTCATTAAGCCCTGGCGAATAACCTGTAACTGACCGGCATGGATTGATTCAGATTTGATGTCGCATCGGATCCAAATCTCTCGTTGATTCAATCTATGGTAACTTGAAGTACAAGGTATGCCTATGAGATAAAAAAAGAGAGGTGGAGTTTTCACTCTCACCTCTCTCAATCTTATCAATCAATCTGACAGTTGCTGGATTAAATCAGCGGTCCAGACCAGTCAGCGAACAGATTATCGACCTCTTCGCCGGCCGTTTCCAGTTCGAAGCCGTCACTCAGATCCAGGTCGTCTTCAAAATCGAAGCCGAGGCCGGAATCGTCAGATTCGCTGGAGTCGAAGTCGCTCGACAGCAGCTGTTCTGTTTCGTAGGAGTTGTCCAGCAGCGAACCAACAAGTTGATCCAGTCCGGAAGACTGATCCAGGTTCAGTACTGAATCCTGCAGTGTCAGTGAGGTATAACCCCAGTCAGACTCAGATGCGGTCTCCAGAGTCGGCTGTGTGACCGGTTCAGAGATGGGTTCCAAGGCAGGCTCAACAGCCGCGGAGACTGTAGAAGACCGTTTCGATTTGGTCGTCGGTGCCGGAGCATAATCCACGGCTGGAGAAGTCATAAGTGGAGTTGGCTCGATAAAGGCACCGGTGAGTGGTGAGACCAGCGGAGTAATCGCAGCACCTGCGGCGTCCGCATAAGCGGCCTGCAGGATCTGGACATCCAGAGTCGAGATCGATTTCCGGACTGAGGGGTCGAGAGTTTCGCCCATGATGTCCGTCGGGTAGAAGTTCTCATCAATGTGCAGGCCGTCATCGGTCAACGGTGCGATCAGATCCCAGCTGACAAACTGAACGTCACCAGAGCCCGTGGTCTCCACATGATCGGCAAAGGCGGAGTAGCCAGTGGTAAAGCCAGCGGCATGACCGATTTCGTGCAGCAGCACGGTATACAGGTCGTAATGTCCGTCTGCTGCAGAGCCGGCAATCGCCTGTCCGTTACTGTCGAAGGAGAGTCCTTCGACTGAAGAGTACCAGCCGAGACCGGCTGCATCATCGTCGATGTAGACCCGACCCTTGATGGGGATTCCATTTTCGTCGAGTTCCAGAACGTGGCCTTCACCAAGTTCCTGACCACCCAGATCGGTAACCACGACCTGAACTGACAGTTGATCATTTCCGGTAGCAGCCTTCCATTCGTCAACTGCTGCTGTAATCAGATCATCGAGTGAATCTTCACCGTCGCTGGTGAGGGAAGAACCATACCATTCCTGCGGGAAGTTGGGCGGGAAGACGATCGACTGGCCGCCGAACTTGGTACGGTTGTAGTTCGATGCCAGGTAAGTCAGATCCTTGAAGTTGATCTGACCACTCTTATCGAAGTCCAGGGACCAGGCAATGCCGTCCGAGGAGTTGACCACTGACGTCCCATAGTAGGAGACGAACTTGATCAGATCCTTGAAGTCGATCCTGCCGCTGTCATCCAGGTCAAACGGTACAGCCCATAAGTCGGTGGCGGGTGCTGTGGCGACCGAAGCAGTGACGGCACCAGCACCGGCGACGTCCAGTTGGGCGTTGGTCACACGGATGCCCAGGTTGTGTGGTCCCAGGAAGCCGGACACATTATCGATGGCGACACCGTCGTCGGCCAGTGATTCAAACTTCACTCTGGCCAGCAGGACCTGCTGACTGGAGCCCAGTGAACCCTGACCGTTCTGGCCGCCGATGCCCGAGACGACACCGGTCTGGTCATCAATGGTTGACGAACTACTGTTACCAAAGGCAGAGCCGAATTCGACAGCGGTGGCACTGAAGTAGTCGGTATTGTATTCCAGATCAAAGGAGCCGCCGGTAATCCCCGAGCCATCCGTGGTGGTTCCCCAGACTTCGACCCAGAAGCTGTCCCATTCATCGATCCATTGTTCGCTTTCCGGAACGGAACCGGTTTCGCCATTGGTATCCGTTGCCGTCGGTGTTTTCACGATCGAAGTGCTGATCGTGGTATTGGCCGAAGCGGTACCAGTCAGTGGCGGACCTGCTGGATCCAGAATGGTTCCCGTCGCTGAGGTGGAGGGGAAGAATTCCAGAATCTGCAGCCCGCTGAAGGTATCAGCGACAATGGCCAGCGTGCCGTCTACAAACAGGCTGCGGGCACTGCTGGGAGTGTCATAAGTATTGACCAGGATCGGAGTGGTCGGATCTGTGATGTCGACCACCTGCAGGCCGGCTGCTCCGTCAGCGACATAGGCGAAATTACCATCGACGCGGACGCCCGTGGCCACACCAGGTGTGTTCAGCGTTCCCACAATGGAAGCCGTTCCGGGGGTCGAGATATCAATGATCTGCAGGCCACCCTCGCGGTTAGCCACAAAGGCGTAGTTGCCGACCACGTCCAGTCCGATGGCGGCGCCACCTGGAGTCAGGACATTATGGATCAGAGTGGGACTGTTTGAATTTGTGACATCGACAATCTGCAGACCGTTGTTACCATCGGTGACATAGGCGATGTTGCCAATCACTTCCACACCCCCTGCCAGACCGCCGGGAGTGGAGACTCCAAAGCTGCCCAGAATCGTGGGAGTGGCCGGGTTGGTCACATCGACAATCTGCAGACCGCCGCCGTTACCGCTGTCGTCGGCGACGTAAGCCAGGTTACCGATGACCTGGACGCCGCGGGCCCGGGCGGGCGTGGCAATACTGCCCACGAAGGTCGGGTTGGCCGGATTCGAGATATCCAGGATCTGCAGGCCTGCTTCACCAACCGCCATGTAAGCCAGGTTGCCGACCACATCGATCGCCTGGGCGATGCCCTGGTTGTTGAAGTCATAGGAGCCAACATGGAAGGGATTGGCAGGGTCTGCAATATTGTAGATCTGTAACCCGCCATCGCGGTCTGCGACATAGGCATAGTCACCGACCACATCCACGGCAACAGCTGCATCTGAGGTCGCTGTACTGCTGACTGACTCGACACTGGTCAGGAAGACGGCCCGTCCATTCGGGTTGAGGTTGTCCAGCAGGACTTCAAATGTTTCCGGACTTTCCGTAATCGCATCGTTCAGGACAGAGACATTGAAGGGCAACTGGGTAACGCCAGGATCAAAGGTCAGTGTCTGCCCTGTGATTCCCAGATAGTCAGCAGGTGAAGTGGCGGTGCCATCGATGGTCGAAGCATCCACGGTAATCGCGACATCAACCGGGTTGGAGAGTTGTACCAGGAACTGGAACGGAGAGTTGGTTTCCGTGTCAATCACGGGGGTGATTGACAGTTTGGCAGAGTCGTTGTCCCTGATGTGTCCCTGGTCCGTGCCATTGATGACAGTCACATCACGCAGGGCACTATCCAGGTTTGCCAGAATGGTGGAGAAGAACTCATCCCCTTCCACAACGTTGTCATCAATGACATTGATGGTAAAGTTCTGAGTCAAAGCACCGGTCGGGCTGAAGTTCAGGATGATCGGGGTTGCGGAGTCAACGGCATTGTAGTCACTGTCTGTCAGGAGTCCGGTACCGGGCTGGGTATAGACTTCGACTGAAACGTCCGTGTCGACCGGATTGGAGAGTGTCGCAGTGAAGATGAAGTCACTTTCGGATTCCAGTTTTGAGACGTTGTTAATCGTGATGGTCGCTGAATCATCGTTGATGATTTTACCCTCGGCAACCGGGCCGAGAGAGACGCTCCGGCCTGAAGCACTCAAGTTAGTCATGATGACATCAAAAATTTCATCCAGTTCGACCTTGGAGTCTTGTGGGATCTGGACAGTGAATGTCTGAGTTCCAGGAACGGCGTCAGAGTTGGGTGAGCCCAGGAAAGTATACAACTGGTTGAGGACCGGGATGTAATCGTTGTCGGCTACCGTGGCTGTATTGTCCTGAGTGGAAAGATTGAAACTGACGTCCGTATCAACGGCATTGGAAATACTGACATTGAAAGTGATTGCTGTTGTAGAGGCACCAGTACCTTCATCGACGCCGGCAGCAACAACCGGATCAACCGAAATGACGGCGGTGTCGTTGTTGCGGATAATCCCGGTGGCATCGGGACCCAGGGTGATGCGGGAATCAAGACCATTGGCACTCAGATTTTCGATGAAGACGTTGAAGAGTTCATCCAGTTCCACTTTGGTATCTGATGTAATGGTAACGGTGAAACCCTGTGTGCCGGGGACCGTGTCTGTATCCGGTGTTCCTGTAAACGTATAGTGCTGGGTTTTATATTTATAGTCATCATCCAGCGACTCATCGGTGGCAATCCCGGAACCAGCCGGTAACGGTGGTGTGCCGTCTTTGGTCGTCAGATCGAAGCTGACATCTTCTGCAACCGCATTGGAGATGTAGATGTTGAACGTCACGGATCCCGCCTCTTCATCTACGAAAACATCATTCTGGGCGAACGAGATGATGGCGGTGTCGGAATCGTCCTTAATCGTGACGTCTGCGGGAGTGTCCAGGTTGATTCTGCTTTCGAGACCGTTGGCAGAGAGACTGTCCATCAGCACGTTAAAGACTTCATCCAGCTCCAGTTTGTCATCATTGGTGATGTTGACGATGAAAGTCTGGATTCCGGGAACCAGATCGGTATCGGAAGTTCCGAGGAACGTATGCGTTTCACGTTTGGATGTGTAGTCGTCATCGATATTTTCATCGGTGGCATTTCGCATCGTCACCGAGACGCCATCCTGGGTAAACAGATCGAAACTCACATTTTCTGCGATGGCTTTGTCGATTTGAACGGTCAACAGGACGACGGCACCTTCTTCATTCACGGTCACATCGTCATTCAGGAACGTGATGTTAGCTGTGTCAGCAGCATCGTCGGTGATCGTAGCCTGTGCCGCACTGGACGAGGGCGAAGCAAAGCTGATTCTGGAATCAAGCCCGTTTGCACTGAGATTGCTCATGAAGACATTGAAGACCTCATCGAGTTCCAGTTTGTCGTCATTGATGATCGTGACCACAAAGTCCTGCGTAGCAGGGATGGGGTCCGGGTCGCTGTCCAGTGTGCCCGAGAAGGTGAATGACTGTAATTTCGAGGTGTAGTCATTGTCGGTGCTTTCGTCAGTGGCATTTCGCATGGTAATCGAAGTGCCATCGACAGTGGAGATATCAAAGCTGACATCTTCGGCAAGCGAGATGTCCTGCCCTACATCACCTTTGATCTGCACGACGAATGTGACGGTGCCATTGTCTTCAGATACCGTCAGGTCGTCGTCAACAAAGCTGATCACGGCGACATCCGAATCGTCGGTAATGGTTACCTGTGCTGGTGTGTCCAGAGTGATCTTGGATTCCAGCCCGTTAGCAGAGAGGCTGAGAGTATCCATGATGACGTTAAAGATTTCATCCAGTTCCAGCTTATCATCATTGATGATGTTGACGGTAAACGTCTGGTCGGCACCTGGTGTCGTCGAACTGGCGAACAGGATATTCTGCGTCTTGCTGGTGTAGTCGTTGTCCGCATTTTCATCGGTGGCATTTCTCATGGTGAGGGATGTGCCATCGACTGTGGAAATGTCAAAACTGACATTTTCTTCTACGGCGTTGGAGATCTGTACCGTGAAGGTGACAGTCCCATCTTCTTCAGCGACAGTCAGGTCATCGTTCAGGAACGTGATCGTGGCTGTGTCGTTGTCTACGATCGTGATCGTGGTCGCGTCGTAAACTGTGAGTGTTCCACCCGACCCGTCGTCAATGGTGCCGTCAGTCTTGGTTCCATTGGTGACGGTATCGATTGTCAGAGTGAATTGCTCGTCCTGTTCGACAATTGTGTCATTGAAAATGACGAAGGAAACCTCAGCAGTTAATTCGTTGGCGGCGAATGTTACCTGTGAAGGAGGAGGTGTCGTAAAGTCAATTCCTTCGGTGTCACCGGCTCCGAACAACAGGTCGACGGTGGTTTCCAGACCTATTTTGTCCCGTTCCAGTTGAACGGTGACGAGAGTTGAACCGTCTTCGTTCAAACTGTAGGTGGGAGTCGTGAAGTAGATTTCCGGCAAAGGTGTGACCACGATATCGATCACATCGACGTCTGTCTCTGAAGGATTGCTTGGCGTCCCTAAGAAGTTGCCGTTGTCATCGGT contains:
- a CDS encoding alpha/beta fold hydrolase codes for the protein MRLVFLHAFPLDQSMWDDQRAIAPGRCETPTLYRLGDTLESWASGVLNSIGAQPMIAIGSSMGGSCALEMARQAPDRIAALVLVGAKAGHRREPAARDKYIDALRANGIRGMWPEITSWFGPAAEQNVIDRIESIALAQNTDDLINAVQVFHGRADHTEVVAGWQKPLLTMCGGNDPVVTEQKAIALTSLAPHAQLHVMTGCGHFMNLERPDEFNQVLAEFVQCVEA
- the ald gene encoding alanine dehydrogenase yields the protein MIIGVPREIKQDEYRVALIPVGAEELTAAGHTVLVERGAGIGSGIPDELYEENGAEIVDSAEEIFSRADMVIKVKEPQPSEWPLLRPGQILFTYFHFAADEKLTRGFLETGATAVAYETLEGKNGQLPLLTPMSEVAGRMSIQEGAKYLERPQLGRGILLGGVPGVPPAHIVILGGGVVGKNAAQIAAGFQADVVILDINVDRLRYLEDIMPANVNTLYSDRHNIREQLELADLVIGAVLIPGARAPMLVPESSLKMMKPGAVLIDVAVDQGGCVETSHPTTHSDPTFVIDGVVHYCVANMPGAVGRTSTYALCNVTMPYALKLANQGLAAACAQDHGLLSAVNVHKGQVTNQAVAATFGLDYQEFSP
- the nadC gene encoding carboxylating nicotinate-nucleotide diphosphorylase, encoding MTVPFSQLHQDAARTLIKLSLAEDLQQTGDLTCQALIEDSDQAEIQIVARQTGILAGSPITTLIFEELDPQVVCEHHLADGDALEPGSVISTCSGPLASLLTGERTVLNFLTHLCGVASQTAQYVEAVKGTNACILDTRKTLPGWRVLEKYAVAAGGGTNHRMGLYDGILIKDNHLAAWATRNSHPTIAAAVKQARESVKGEKGVEVEVDTLEQLADALEGAPEIVLLDNMSPDTMREAIQMRDAQSPATLLEASGGINLNTVRAVAETGVERISVGALTHSVISLDIGFDWKRRT